ggttttctgatccacaacccTACTCCTTCTTtatggtatctgtgaccaacagatgcatatctgcattcccagtcatatgaaatccatagattagggcctaatgaattaatttcaaaTGATTATTTTCCTTGTAGAAAaaaaagaggaggaaaggaagcaCTGCTTAGGAACACAACATTgtggtagatagaaggtgctctttggtgaaaggggtaaattggtcattaaaaagaaaggaggaccaatgcactcttcatataatgaaTTAAAATGGCTTTATTTTTATGGCATGTTCAATTGGaaacaaagtttaaaaaaatatttcacaCGTTTCGGCTGCACGGCTTTCGTCGGGGAGTACAGAGAAATGTTAATACGttgtcctcttttgaacagctttttccaatcggccctaattggaagagggagtggttacacaattgattggacaaCACCTAGTAAGAAATACTATACACGTTAAAATGTGAAATACTGTAGATATGTTATTAAAACAAAATTAAACTCAAAGCTAGAAGCATCAGAATGCCTGGAAAGGTAGATCAAACCTTAAATATGACTTTGCCCAGTCATATATAAGGGTGGAACTAATGACTTTGCCCAGTCATATTTAAGGGTAGAATTAATGACTTTGCCCAGTCATATTTAAGGGTAGAACTAATGACTTTGCCCAGTCATATTTAAGGGTAGAACTAATGACTTTGCCCAGTCATATTTAAGGGCAGAACTAATGACTTTGCCCAGTCATATTTAAGGGTAGAACTAATGACTTTGCCCAGTCATATTTAAGGGTAGAACTAATGACTTTGCCCAGTCATATTtaaaggttagaactacctttctaGGCACTTTGATGCTTCTAGCTTCGAGTTGCATTTTTTAAATAACATATCTACAGTATTTCACATGTTTAACGTGTATAGTATTTCTTACTAGGTGTTGTCCAATCAATtctgtaaccactccctcttcatgtgatgtgaaatatcaatTTCCACACTGGAAGTAGTGGTAAAGATTCTAtcttgtgtgtattctctcatgtacTTTAAGATTCTGTGATGTGGTAAAACATTTTCCACACAGAGAGCATTGGtagggcttctcccctgtgtgtgttctttcatGCACTTTTAAGTGCCCTGACAgggtgaaactcttcccacactgggagcattggtaaggcttctccccggtgtgtgttctcttgtgttCTTTCATGTGCCCTGACCGGGCAAAccgctttccacactgggagcattggtaGGGTTTCTCTTTTGTGTGTATTCTCATGTGTATTTTTAGGCCTCCTGATTGTGTAAAACTTGTtctacactgggagcagtggaacggcttctcccctgtgtgtttaCTTTTGTGTTCTTTCAATTGAACTAATGTGGtaaagctctttccacactgggcgcATTTGTAAGGCTTCTCCCCCGTGTGTGTTCTTTCATGCACTTTTAGGTGACTTGACAGGGTAAAACGcttcccacactgggagcattggtaaggattctcccctgtgtgtgttctcttatgTTCTTTCAAGTGTCCTgactgggtaaaactctttccacactgggagcatttgTAGGGTTTCTCTCTTGTGTGTGTCCTCGTATGGGTTCTCAAGTACCCTGACTGGGTAAAACGCTTCCCACAATGGGAGCattggtaaggcttttctcctgtgtgtattcgttCATGTATTTTTAAGTTCCCTAACTGAGTAAAATGCTTTCCACAGTGGGAACAGTGGTGTGGTCTTGCTAAATgcttctcacctgtgtgtgttctttcatGCACTTTTAGGTGTCCTGACAGGGTAAAACGcttcccacactgggagcattggtaaggcttttctcctgtgtgtattcgttCATGTATTTTCAAGTTCCCTAACTGAGttaaactctttccacactgggagcagcagTGTCGCCTTGCTGGGTTGGATGTCTCTGGTTCCTCTGAAGGACTCTTCCCACTGTCAGAATGAAAGTCTGTTCTCTTTCCTGCCAAAGacaaacagattatttaactCGAAAATGAGATTTactgaagaaatgtgtgtttaaaGTATTTATGGTTGTGAAACAATCTTGGTAGTGGTAGGATGGCAGTAGTCATGGTAGGGTGTTAGTATTTATGGTTGTGAAACAGTCTTGGTAGTGGTAGGATGGCAGTAGTCATGGTAGGGTGTTATGCGGATAAAATAAACATTGCTTTTAAAGCTGATACAACATACTCTCAGAAGCACAGTGGACTTTGTTTCACGTCTTTAGGCCTTACCATTGCTGAGATATTGCAATTGGTGTGACCGAAGTCTGGGTCAAAAGGTCATTAAATACGATGTCATATCTGGGCAAGAGTATCTGCTGGCGTCGTGCTTGACTGCCGCGTACTGCCTGGTACCTGTTTAGTTAACAGTGTTTGtttttcattgtttttttttgtctacTTTTAGGCCTGTTATTTTTTGTCAACTTTTAGAGCTAAGTGAGTTTTGTGACTTTTACCACCTTGGTTTAATAGTGCTAGCTAGCTTGCGTATTGGCTGTTTTTCCTACGTCTGAGTCTGGACTGCACTGGTTTGATAATATCCACCTGTTTAGCTTCTTCCTCTGATTGCTGGCCTCCTGGTTCCCTGACCCAGCTCTGGATTATTGCCTTGGGAATGTGTTTATTTGGGATTTCCCTCGCCATACATACTCTGACTCTCCCTCGCCATACATCTCTCTGGAATACCCATCAGATTACCCTCTGACTCTTCCTCGCCATACATCTCTCTGGAATACCCATCAGATTACCCTCTGACTCTCCCGTGGCCACACATCTCTCTGGAATACCCATCAGATTACCCTCTGACTGTCCCTCGCCATACATCTCTCTGGAAAACCCATCAGATTACCCTCTGACTCTCCCTCGCCATACATCTCTCTGGAAAACCCATCAGATTACCGTCTGACTCTCCCGTGGCCACACATCTCTCTGGAAAACCCATCAGATTACCCTCTGACTCTCCCTCGCCATACATCTCTCTGGAAAACCCATCAGATTACCCTCTGACTCTCCCGTGGCCACACATCTCTCTGGAATCTCTCCCGTGGCCACACATCTCTCTGGAATACCCATCAGATTACCCTCTGACTCTCCCGTGGCCCGGCGTAgctcctgcctcccccctctgCTTATTTGCCGGCTAGCTCTACGGCCCCTTCCTTGAAGCGCTTCTCTTCCTGGCTGTTGCTCTGGTAACCCAGCCCctatgaagcaaggtaagacaaaGCAACCCTAACATTTCATCAGTCCTCTGCCTCAAATATTGTTCAAATGAAGCGGAAGATGTtaatctgtgttgttgtttgtgtcaaattgctttgctttatcttggccaggtcgcagttgcaaatgagaacttgttctcaactagcctacctggttaaataaaggtgttctcaactagcctacctggttaaataaaggtgttctcaactagcctacctggttaaataaaggtgttctcaactagcctacctggttaaataaaggtgttctcaactagcctacctggttaaataaaggtgttctcaactagcctacctggttaaataaaggtgttctcaactggcctacctggttaaataaaggtgttctcaactagcctacctggttaaataaaggtgttctcaactagcctacctggttaaataaaggtgttctcaactggcctacctggttaaataaaggtgttctcaactagcctacctggttaaataaaggtgttctcaactagcctacctggttaaataaaggtgttctcaactagcctacctggttaaataaaggt
This is a stretch of genomic DNA from Oncorhynchus clarkii lewisi isolate Uvic-CL-2024 chromosome 17, UVic_Ocla_1.0, whole genome shotgun sequence. It encodes these proteins:
- the LOC139370056 gene encoding zinc finger protein ZFP2-like isoform X2, whose amino-acid sequence is MSSLNYSLPAKEGEVGWTETETPVKEEKEEEAVTVKQEVEGEAGTLKEEEKEAFGVKEENDYTVKEEEEEKQDDAFFGVKEEKDFTVKEEVEEKQDDALFGVKEEAAMTVKVEEDVFRVKEEEMTVSLEEEETGDIINTRKRTDFHSDSGKSPSEEPETSNPARRHCCSQCGKSLTQLGNLKIHERIHTGEKPYQCSQCGKRFTLSGHLKVHERTHTGEKHLARPHHCSHCGKHFTQLGNLKIHERIHTGEKPYQCSHCGKRFTQSGYLRTHTRTHTREKPYKCSQCGKSFTQSGHLKEHKRTHTGENPYQCSQCGKRFTLSSHLKVHERTHTGEKPYKCAQCGKSFTTLVQLKEHKSKHTGEKPFHCSQCRTSFTQSGGLKIHMRIHTKEKPYQCSQCGKRFARSGHMKEHKRTHTGEKPYQCSQCGKSFTLSGHLKVHERTHTGEKPYQCSLCGKCFTTSQNLKVHERIHTR